Proteins found in one Kangiella sediminilitoris genomic segment:
- a CDS encoding CvpA family protein encodes MIWVDWVILAIIGVSALISLLRGFVREALSLAGWIAAFFLAKFFYVPLSELLVDHIETNSIRLGVSWAAIFVATLVLAGIINYMVGKMVDAAGMSGMDRLLGMFFGALRGVLIVALIVLGLKQFTPVPKDKWWGQSSLIPHMGMVAAWFYEKLGEVVPELKDNEQSEEKTVEPLIDPESDAIGALIKMNALDQRDIPENEDDSSETHSSTEKDEQN; translated from the coding sequence ATGATTTGGGTTGATTGGGTCATTTTGGCGATTATTGGCGTATCAGCGCTAATCAGTCTATTGCGTGGCTTTGTGCGAGAAGCATTGTCTCTAGCCGGTTGGATTGCGGCATTCTTCCTTGCTAAGTTCTTCTACGTTCCTCTATCCGAACTTCTTGTTGATCATATCGAAACAAATAGTATCCGCTTAGGAGTGTCTTGGGCTGCTATTTTCGTGGCTACTTTAGTATTAGCCGGAATAATAAATTATATGGTGGGTAAAATGGTCGATGCTGCTGGTATGAGTGGTATGGATCGTCTCCTGGGAATGTTTTTTGGTGCACTTCGCGGTGTTTTGATCGTGGCGCTAATAGTCCTTGGTTTAAAACAATTTACCCCTGTCCCTAAAGATAAATGGTGGGGGCAATCCAGCTTAATTCCCCACATGGGGATGGTAGCTGCCTGGTTTTATGAAAAGCTGGGAGAAGTGGTACCGGAATTAAAGGATAATGAACAGTCAGAGGAAAAGACTGTAGAACCACTTATAGATCCTGAGTCGGATGCCATTGGAGCGCTGATCAAGATGAACGCATTGGATCAAAGAGACATCCCCGAAAATGAGGATGATTCCTCAGAAACTCATTCTTCAACTGAAAAAGACGAGCAAAATTAA
- the purF gene encoding amidophosphoribosyltransferase, with the protein MCGIVGIVGKSPVNQSLFDALTVLQHRGQDAAGIVTSDQGKLYLRKDNGLVRDVFHTRHMRRLTGNSGIGHVRYPTAGSSTSAEAQPLYVNSPYGITLAHNGNLTNSDSLKKELYSTDRRHLNTNSDSEVLLNVLAHELQILDKNHLDPDDIFKAVGEVFKRCKGAYAAVALISGHGLLCFRDPYGIRPAVYGKRQTENGVEYMVASESVALDALGYELIDDIGPGHAVFISEDGTLHSQKCIDDDTFAPCIFEHVYLARPDSLIDNVSVYKARLRMGEKLAEKILRDWPDHDIDVVIPIPDTSTTSAMQLANELNVKMRHGFIKNRYIGRTFIMPGQQMRKKSVRQKLNAIDLEFGGKNVLLVDDSIVRGTTSEQIIEMAREAGAKKVYFASAAPPVRFPNVYGIDMPAAKELIAHGRTEEEIGQIIGADRIIYQEVDAMVDAVQEGNPNIKQFDLSVFTGEYVTGDIDEQYLNDLEKLRNDMAKSSKESSEVENSAMVMDLHNQ; encoded by the coding sequence ATGTGTGGTATTGTTGGTATCGTTGGTAAGTCCCCCGTTAATCAAAGCTTATTTGATGCATTAACTGTATTGCAGCACAGAGGACAAGATGCTGCGGGTATTGTAACCAGTGATCAGGGAAAGCTCTATTTACGTAAGGATAATGGTCTGGTTCGAGATGTTTTCCATACTCGACATATGCGTCGGCTAACCGGTAATTCTGGTATTGGCCACGTTCGCTATCCAACCGCTGGCAGTTCCACCTCAGCAGAAGCCCAGCCGCTTTACGTAAACTCACCATATGGCATTACTTTAGCTCATAATGGTAACCTGACCAATTCAGATAGTCTGAAAAAAGAATTATACTCTACCGACCGTCGACACCTGAATACTAATTCAGACTCAGAAGTTCTACTTAATGTTTTAGCTCATGAACTTCAAATTTTAGACAAAAATCATCTTGACCCAGATGATATATTCAAAGCGGTTGGAGAGGTATTTAAGCGTTGCAAAGGTGCTTATGCTGCAGTTGCATTAATCAGTGGTCATGGGTTACTTTGTTTCAGAGACCCTTACGGAATTCGCCCAGCTGTTTATGGTAAACGGCAGACCGAAAATGGTGTTGAGTACATGGTAGCGTCAGAATCTGTTGCGCTTGATGCTCTGGGTTATGAGTTAATAGATGATATAGGCCCAGGTCATGCTGTTTTCATTTCAGAAGATGGCACTCTGCACTCCCAGAAATGCATTGACGATGACACATTTGCACCTTGTATTTTTGAACATGTATACCTGGCTCGTCCCGACTCACTGATCGATAATGTTTCTGTCTATAAAGCTCGTTTAAGGATGGGTGAAAAACTTGCCGAGAAAATTCTCCGTGACTGGCCTGATCATGATATCGATGTGGTTATTCCGATTCCTGATACTTCAACCACATCAGCGATGCAGCTAGCTAACGAGCTTAATGTGAAAATGCGTCATGGCTTTATTAAAAATCGTTACATTGGACGCACATTTATTATGCCGGGCCAGCAAATGAGAAAGAAAAGTGTTCGTCAGAAGTTGAATGCTATTGACCTTGAATTTGGTGGAAAAAATGTCCTATTGGTAGATGACTCGATTGTGCGGGGCACTACTTCGGAGCAAATTATCGAAATGGCACGCGAGGCTGGCGCCAAAAAAGTATACTTTGCCTCAGCTGCGCCACCTGTTCGATTCCCTAACGTCTATGGCATTGATATGCCGGCAGCTAAAGAATTGATAGCCCACGGTAGGACAGAGGAAGAGATCGGACAAATCATCGGAGCTGATCGCATCATCTATCAGGAAGTTGATGCAATGGTTGATGCAGTGCAAGAAGGTAACCCAAACATCAAGCAATTTGATTTATCTGTGTTTACAGGCGAATATGTCACTGGCGATATTGATGAACAGTATTTGAACGATCTTGAGAAACTTCGTAATGACATGGCTAAGTCATCAAAAGAATCAAGTGAAGTAGAAAACTCAGCTATGGTTATGGATTTGCACAACCAATAA
- a CDS encoding lysophospholipid acyltransferase family protein — translation MRFIMRAILKLLGWRIEGDLPAFNKCVIIFAPHTSNWDFVLMLMTRFCFKMDVAFLGKHTLFKPPLGWFFRWVGGIPVVRSSKNDVVQQVVAEIKNRESIQLALAPEGTRSKTQHWKSGFYHIAVQAGVPIVFTYLDTKTKTIGVGQYIQPTGDIRSDMAKIKDFYKDKAGIRPELASEIQIEDKRQSQ, via the coding sequence ATGCGTTTTATTATGCGAGCTATATTGAAGTTACTAGGATGGAGGATCGAAGGCGATCTTCCTGCCTTTAACAAGTGCGTTATTATATTTGCTCCGCATACATCGAATTGGGACTTCGTGCTTATGCTTATGACGCGCTTCTGCTTCAAAATGGATGTAGCTTTCTTGGGAAAGCATACCCTTTTTAAACCGCCGCTTGGCTGGTTTTTCCGCTGGGTTGGTGGTATACCTGTGGTGCGTTCAAGCAAAAATGATGTAGTACAGCAGGTTGTTGCTGAAATTAAAAACAGGGAAAGTATACAGCTTGCGTTAGCTCCAGAGGGGACTCGCAGTAAGACTCAACATTGGAAAAGTGGTTTTTACCATATCGCTGTTCAAGCTGGGGTACCAATTGTCTTTACCTACTTGGATACCAAAACGAAAACTATAGGTGTTGGTCAGTATATACAACCGACTGGAGATATCCGGTCGGATATGGCCAAAATCAAGGACTTTTATAAAGATAAAGCAGGAATAAGGCCAGAGTTAGCTAGTGAAATACAAATTGAGGATAAAAGACAATCACAATGA
- a CDS encoding ligand-binding sensor domain-containing diguanylate cyclase, with product MKYKLRIKDNHNDMTVFFRIQSLFFVTLLLSVSFLFNFSAEAATKVSERIRFHSLTIEDGLSQSTVNSITEDRFGYMWFATQDGLNRYDGVLFDQIKHIPNDASSLASPSIEKLIYDSMDTMWALTAQGIDSVDVNDLSVTHWMSELKLLADGGKDVELEVESIALMPDNTLLVVTNLFIAKIDVNNGDISRIDELQSLVDEHTIKNSLVIEDRFYFVEDSCLIAISLSGLGKQTRCLSSDLELELLISDRDEPNHFFITGAKGFATYSIEQQELVHFPIFDGRTDSPTKVLNLASHKNGYWLATGSGLKYWSNEEKKVTVEYFSDFTDHYSINNDYSMDIWKSSDGLFWLGTLSGVNYWQSEQQFLHLLQKREVMQFKRDNYTTSLLKNHKGDLWVGTDSSGLYKYSSDFSTLEHYAGLKVGDQLVKTDYVAGMLEDRYRNFWIIASAGLFFSPFGEDGFSLLKEVYDTNGKPITLTDMSSIIEARNGDIWLGGAEGFYKIEVEYTNNNDIQTSKLKFIDYTDTVPDVVMDTRYGVYTIYEDLQGYLWLGGSKGLVRFNPINSEVKLFESHPEDTQTLSSSDITVIYEDLLGVLWVGTVSGLNRVRYDSKGEVYFQRITQHDGFVDDFICSILADNSGFLWISTANGLVKFHPDKGTPANFTYKDGLQYNEFFTNADFADDDGNLYFGGINGITMFNPDEISIQKEEKELKVVSVKHEGLVSGLTKEGDTYFADVSDEGLVSIRLSSFDFINESEYRYKIDAFSDDWIMSNGPIINLHDIQNERLLIRAQIRQKSGRWGDKETALLLAVEKSFWSSAHGFLLYLMMLTFVVIGVAVYLSSYFSKRIDRQERKLKERKAQSQLLLSEKKALLYQVEDLQYSLSEQRYQSERLENQLEQLKVNDQLTGFKTKHYLKQHIGKELEIIGNTWVENDGIAGVYLGVFAVDIDNLAMINKEYGHLCGNEVLKQAAECLRTISYGTDTLVRWQGATLLILSRGIEKREQMILAEKIRSIIASRKFDLGNGASIDVTCSVGFGRFPFLQDPNEVITWDQLIYVIGRALSVAKSNSRNAWLGIFTNQFSHPQEIRAKITTDLSSLLNSGQLDYVSSIPKSNKINWDTTG from the coding sequence GTGAAATACAAATTGAGGATAAAAGACAATCACAATGATATGACTGTGTTCTTCCGTATTCAGTCATTATTTTTTGTTACGCTATTATTAAGCGTTTCATTTCTTTTTAATTTTTCTGCTGAAGCCGCAACAAAAGTTTCTGAAAGAATCCGATTCCACTCATTGACCATTGAGGATGGCCTGAGCCAAAGCACCGTTAACAGTATTACTGAAGATCGCTTTGGTTACATGTGGTTTGCTACTCAGGACGGTTTAAACCGTTACGATGGTGTTTTATTCGACCAAATAAAACACATTCCCAATGATGCCTCATCCTTGGCCTCGCCATCGATTGAAAAGTTAATTTATGACTCTATGGATACGATGTGGGCGTTGACTGCGCAAGGTATTGATAGCGTAGATGTTAATGACTTGAGTGTTACACACTGGATGTCTGAATTAAAGCTGTTAGCAGATGGTGGTAAGGATGTAGAGCTCGAAGTAGAGTCCATAGCTCTCATGCCAGACAACACCCTGCTAGTTGTTACAAATCTATTTATAGCCAAAATTGATGTAAATAATGGAGATATTTCTCGTATTGATGAGCTTCAGTCTTTGGTTGATGAGCACACCATTAAAAATTCTTTAGTCATCGAAGACCGTTTTTACTTTGTAGAGGATAGCTGCCTTATTGCCATTTCTCTATCAGGTCTTGGTAAACAGACCAGGTGCTTATCAAGTGACCTCGAACTTGAGTTATTAATTTCTGACAGGGATGAACCAAACCATTTTTTTATTACTGGAGCTAAGGGGTTTGCAACATACTCAATAGAGCAGCAAGAGCTTGTACACTTTCCAATTTTTGACGGACGTACTGACAGCCCAACTAAAGTATTAAATCTGGCCAGTCATAAGAATGGCTACTGGCTTGCTACTGGTTCAGGTTTAAAGTATTGGAGTAATGAAGAGAAAAAGGTAACGGTCGAATACTTTTCAGACTTTACCGATCATTATTCTATAAACAATGATTACAGCATGGATATATGGAAGTCATCAGATGGATTATTCTGGCTGGGCACCTTATCTGGCGTGAATTACTGGCAGTCAGAACAGCAATTTCTTCACCTACTGCAAAAGCGTGAAGTAATGCAGTTTAAACGGGACAACTACACAACCAGTTTATTAAAAAACCATAAGGGCGATCTTTGGGTTGGTACGGACTCGTCTGGACTCTATAAGTATAGTTCTGATTTTTCTACCTTAGAGCACTATGCTGGACTGAAAGTCGGAGACCAGCTTGTTAAAACGGATTATGTTGCTGGAATGCTTGAGGATCGTTACCGAAACTTTTGGATCATCGCATCAGCCGGATTATTTTTTAGTCCTTTTGGAGAAGATGGCTTCAGTTTACTAAAAGAAGTTTATGATACTAACGGTAAACCGATTACGTTGACTGATATGTCGAGCATTATCGAGGCAAGGAATGGTGATATTTGGTTAGGTGGAGCAGAGGGCTTTTATAAAATTGAAGTTGAGTACACGAATAATAATGATATACAAACCTCCAAGCTAAAATTTATTGATTATACTGATACTGTTCCTGACGTAGTTATGGATACGCGCTACGGGGTATATACGATTTATGAAGACTTACAGGGTTACCTTTGGTTAGGGGGATCAAAAGGGCTTGTAAGGTTTAATCCTATTAACAGCGAAGTTAAATTATTTGAAAGTCATCCTGAGGATACACAAACATTATCCAGTTCAGATATCACAGTAATCTACGAGGATCTTCTTGGTGTACTCTGGGTGGGAACTGTTTCAGGTCTAAACCGAGTAAGATACGATTCTAAAGGCGAGGTTTATTTTCAGCGTATTACTCAGCATGATGGATTTGTCGATGACTTTATCTGTTCAATTTTGGCAGATAATTCAGGCTTTTTATGGATCTCCACAGCTAATGGTCTAGTTAAATTTCATCCGGATAAAGGGACTCCTGCAAATTTCACTTATAAGGATGGCCTTCAATATAACGAATTTTTTACTAACGCAGATTTTGCCGATGATGATGGAAATTTATATTTCGGAGGTATTAATGGAATCACTATGTTTAATCCAGATGAAATCAGCATTCAGAAAGAAGAGAAAGAATTAAAGGTTGTTTCTGTTAAGCATGAGGGCTTGGTCAGTGGATTAACTAAAGAAGGCGACACCTATTTCGCTGATGTCAGTGATGAGGGGCTGGTATCAATTCGACTGTCATCCTTTGATTTCATTAACGAGTCAGAGTACCGTTACAAAATTGATGCTTTCTCTGATGACTGGATCATGTCAAATGGCCCCATCATTAATCTTCATGATATACAAAATGAGAGGCTGCTCATCAGAGCGCAAATACGTCAAAAAAGTGGTCGCTGGGGCGACAAAGAAACTGCGTTATTATTAGCTGTTGAAAAGTCCTTCTGGTCAAGCGCGCATGGGTTTCTTCTATATTTGATGATGTTAACTTTTGTCGTTATTGGAGTGGCTGTTTATCTTTCAAGTTACTTTTCAAAAAGAATTGATCGTCAGGAAAGGAAGTTAAAAGAACGAAAAGCTCAGTCACAGTTATTACTGAGTGAAAAAAAGGCTTTGCTTTATCAAGTAGAAGATTTGCAGTACTCATTATCTGAGCAACGGTATCAGTCTGAGCGTTTGGAAAATCAACTTGAGCAACTTAAGGTTAACGATCAGCTTACAGGTTTCAAAACTAAACATTACTTAAAACAGCATATTGGGAAAGAGTTAGAAATTATTGGTAACACCTGGGTAGAGAACGATGGTATTGCAGGAGTATATCTTGGTGTTTTTGCTGTTGATATTGATAACCTTGCGATGATTAATAAAGAGTATGGACATTTATGTGGCAACGAGGTGTTAAAGCAGGCTGCAGAGTGCCTAAGAACAATCAGCTATGGTACAGACACACTGGTAAGATGGCAGGGCGCTACGCTGCTAATTCTTAGCCGAGGTATTGAAAAGCGTGAGCAAATGATTTTGGCTGAAAAAATCCGCTCTATTATTGCCTCTAGAAAGTTTGACCTGGGTAATGGTGCGAGTATTGATGTTACCTGTAGTGTTGGTTTCGGGCGTTTTCCATTCCTCCAGGATCCTAATGAAGTCATAACCTGGGATCAGCTCATTTATGTGATTGGGCGTGCTTTGTCGGTAGCAAAAAGTAATAGTCGGAATGCCTGGCTTGGCATCTTCACCAATCAATTTTCTCATCCACAGGAAATTAGGGCAAAAATAACAACCGATTTAAGCAGTCTGTTGAACAGTGGACAGCTGGATTATGTATCGTCAATACCTAAGTCCAACAAAATTAATTGGGACACTACCGGCTAA
- a CDS encoding FAD-binding oxidoreductase: MELFVQSSLDALKSILDADCLLTDNDSLQQYGKDWTNNYSISPLAIAFPKTTDQVAEIVRWANKNQVALVPSGGRTGLSGGAVASNHELVVAFDKMNQIENFEQSTQQVTCQAGVITEQLQQFAMDNDLYYPVDFASSGSSQIGGNIATNAGGIKVIRYGLTRDWVMGLTVVTGKGDILNLNSGLIKNATGFDLRHLFIGSEGILGFITEATIKLTRQPTSLTVLLLAIPELEKVKTLLNLFQKDIELTAFEFFSDKAMEKVMKHHNLPRPVESEAPFYCLLEFDATSEEIIERALSCFESGLEDEAILNGVMSQSQQQADELWKYREYISETISSRKPYKNDIAVTPDKVSDFLHKVDSIVSEHYPAFEVIWFGHIGDGNLHLNILAPEDMEYKDFISACEKVNPLIFSELQKMGGSISAEHGVGLLKKPYLSYSRSEQEIAYMQGIKLAFDPNNIMNPGKVF; this comes from the coding sequence ATGGAGCTCTTTGTGCAATCTTCACTAGACGCTTTAAAAAGCATCCTTGACGCTGACTGCTTACTCACAGATAACGACTCACTGCAACAATATGGTAAAGACTGGACCAATAACTACTCCATTTCACCATTAGCCATTGCGTTCCCTAAAACGACCGATCAGGTCGCTGAGATTGTTCGCTGGGCCAATAAAAATCAGGTAGCTCTAGTCCCCTCTGGAGGACGAACGGGCCTGAGTGGCGGTGCTGTGGCCAGTAACCATGAGCTCGTAGTTGCATTTGACAAAATGAATCAGATAGAAAACTTTGAGCAATCCACCCAGCAGGTCACCTGCCAGGCCGGAGTAATAACAGAACAATTACAGCAGTTTGCCATGGATAATGACCTGTACTATCCAGTGGATTTTGCCTCCAGCGGCTCTAGCCAGATCGGTGGTAACATCGCTACCAATGCAGGCGGCATTAAGGTTATCCGTTATGGTTTAACCAGAGACTGGGTTATGGGGCTTACTGTAGTTACCGGTAAAGGTGATATCTTAAACCTTAATTCTGGCCTGATTAAAAACGCAACGGGTTTTGATCTACGCCATCTTTTCATAGGCAGCGAAGGAATCCTCGGTTTTATCACTGAGGCAACCATTAAACTGACACGCCAGCCTACAAGTTTGACGGTTTTACTGTTGGCTATTCCAGAGCTTGAAAAAGTAAAAACCCTGCTTAATCTTTTCCAAAAGGATATTGAGCTGACGGCATTTGAGTTTTTCTCTGACAAGGCGATGGAAAAAGTAATGAAGCATCATAACTTACCAAGACCGGTAGAAAGTGAAGCCCCTTTCTATTGTTTGTTGGAGTTCGATGCAACTTCAGAAGAAATTATCGAAAGAGCCCTGTCATGTTTTGAATCAGGGCTGGAGGATGAAGCAATCCTTAATGGCGTTATGAGTCAAAGCCAGCAGCAAGCTGATGAGCTATGGAAATACAGGGAATATATTTCAGAAACAATATCCTCTCGCAAACCCTATAAAAACGATATCGCGGTAACTCCTGATAAAGTATCCGACTTTCTTCATAAGGTAGATTCGATTGTGTCCGAACACTACCCAGCATTTGAAGTGATTTGGTTTGGCCATATTGGAGATGGAAACTTACACCTCAATATCTTAGCTCCCGAGGATATGGAGTATAAAGACTTTATATCCGCATGTGAAAAAGTTAACCCTCTTATATTCTCCGAACTTCAGAAAATGGGAGGCAGTATTTCGGCCGAGCATGGCGTTGGTCTGTTGAAAAAACCCTATCTTTCTTATAGCCGATCGGAACAGGAAATTGCCTATATGCAGGGTATCAAGTTAGCGTTTGATCCTAACAATATCATGAATCCGGGTAAGGTATTTTGA
- the gltX gene encoding glutamate--tRNA ligase: MTVKTRFAPSPTGYLHVGGARTALYCWLYAKKHQGKFILRIEDTDRERSTEESVQAIFDGMNWLGLQHDEGPYYQTDRFDRYKEQIDHLLESGHAYRCYCSKERLDALREEQQANKQNIGYDGHCRDLSEAEQDTTKPHVIRFKNPKEGKVVFNDLIKGEIAVSNSELDDLIIARTDGTPTYNFTVVVDDSDMNISHVIRGDDHVNNTPRQINMIKALGAEVPLYAHVPMILGDDGKRLSKRHGAVSVMQYRDQGYLPQAMLNYLVRLGWSHGDQEVFSKEEMVELFDLKDVNRAPSAFNTEKLNWLNQHYMKTLPVEEVVSHLEWHIEQAGIDTSKGPDIKELIPVMADRVKTLKELVGAVSYFYQEFDEFDAKAAKKHLRPVAKEPLETIKQKLTEQNDWSADNLHKLVSATADELEIGMGKVGMPLRVAVTGSGMSPDLGITLQWVGKERALQRIDRALNFVAEREAQS, encoded by the coding sequence ATGACCGTTAAAACTCGATTTGCTCCAAGTCCTACAGGGTACTTACATGTTGGTGGCGCTCGAACAGCGCTTTATTGTTGGCTCTATGCTAAAAAGCATCAGGGGAAATTTATATTGCGTATCGAAGATACGGATAGGGAGCGCTCTACGGAAGAGTCTGTTCAGGCTATTTTTGATGGTATGAACTGGTTAGGTCTTCAGCACGATGAGGGACCTTATTACCAGACTGATCGTTTCGATAGATACAAAGAGCAAATTGATCATTTATTAGAATCTGGTCATGCTTACCGCTGTTACTGCTCAAAGGAGCGCTTAGATGCATTACGAGAAGAGCAACAGGCTAACAAACAGAATATCGGTTATGACGGTCATTGCCGTGACTTATCAGAAGCAGAACAAGATACTACTAAGCCGCATGTAATCCGTTTCAAGAATCCAAAGGAAGGGAAAGTCGTTTTCAATGATTTGATCAAGGGCGAAATCGCGGTCAGTAATAGTGAACTTGATGACTTAATTATTGCGCGAACCGACGGTACTCCAACCTATAACTTTACTGTTGTAGTTGATGACTCAGACATGAATATCAGCCACGTAATCCGAGGTGATGATCATGTTAATAATACTCCTAGACAAATAAATATGATAAAAGCTCTCGGAGCAGAAGTACCATTGTACGCACACGTTCCTATGATCCTAGGTGATGATGGTAAGCGTTTGTCTAAACGTCATGGTGCAGTAAGCGTCATGCAATATCGAGACCAGGGTTATCTGCCACAGGCAATGTTGAATTATCTGGTAAGACTTGGCTGGTCTCATGGTGATCAGGAAGTTTTTTCTAAAGAAGAGATGGTTGAGCTATTTGATCTTAAGGATGTAAACCGAGCGCCTTCAGCATTTAACACCGAAAAATTAAACTGGCTTAATCAGCATTACATGAAAACTCTTCCTGTAGAAGAAGTTGTATCCCATCTAGAATGGCATATTGAACAAGCAGGTATAGACACTAGTAAGGGGCCTGATATAAAAGAGCTGATACCTGTAATGGCTGATCGCGTTAAGACTCTGAAAGAACTGGTTGGCGCCGTGAGTTATTTCTATCAAGAATTTGATGAGTTTGATGCAAAGGCAGCCAAAAAACATTTACGTCCTGTTGCCAAAGAACCATTGGAAACAATAAAGCAAAAACTGACTGAACAAAATGACTGGTCTGCTGATAACTTGCATAAGCTGGTCAGTGCTACGGCAGATGAACTTGAGATTGGTATGGGCAAAGTCGGTATGCCTCTAAGAGTAGCTGTAACGGGTTCAGGAATGTCGCCTGACCTTGGAATTACTCTTCAGTGGGTAGGCAAAGAAAGAGCTCTTCAACGAATTGACAGGGCTTTGAATTTTGTTGCTGAACGTGAGGCACAAAGTTAA
- a CDS encoding cyanophycinase, whose protein sequence is MPSSGSGKYDRGYIIPIGGCKHQITNEIAEQIRGICLTAEASAAVLSVSEDNIEHSLQNTLIENGFSSCSEIKVGTRQEASDESIVSQLNNQDLIIIIGERPLQISTIIGGTAIAKQLRKLNADGVHVAGSYGAAALLSEHMIAGGEDSITPRHGGVTMAPGLGLTNRFMLDYHFEQPGRLGRLLTALSYNPFTIGIGIDEGSALFISPREELQVYGEGSATLIDPSNLQYSSMGTAGSGDYISLFGLQMHILAPGSRFKAAEQDSFNEHWA, encoded by the coding sequence ATGCCATCATCAGGTAGCGGTAAATATGATCGGGGATATATCATTCCTATAGGTGGATGCAAGCACCAGATAACGAATGAGATTGCCGAACAGATAAGAGGTATCTGTCTGACAGCTGAAGCGTCGGCCGCCGTATTGAGTGTTAGCGAAGACAATATTGAACATAGTCTGCAAAATACTTTAATAGAAAACGGATTTAGTTCTTGCTCGGAAATAAAGGTTGGTACCAGGCAAGAAGCAAGCGATGAAAGTATCGTAAGCCAGCTTAATAACCAAGATCTTATAATTATTATTGGTGAGCGGCCGTTACAGATTTCGACTATTATTGGGGGAACAGCAATAGCCAAGCAGTTAAGAAAGTTAAATGCTGATGGTGTTCATGTTGCGGGAAGCTATGGAGCAGCTGCGCTGCTTAGCGAGCACATGATTGCTGGCGGTGAAGACTCAATCACACCCAGGCATGGAGGAGTAACAATGGCTCCAGGGCTTGGTTTAACAAATCGTTTTATGCTGGATTATCACTTTGAGCAACCCGGTAGACTAGGACGGCTATTAACAGCTCTATCCTATAATCCCTTTACAATAGGGATTGGTATTGACGAAGGGTCTGCCTTGTTCATAAGTCCCAGGGAGGAACTGCAAGTTTACGGGGAAGGTTCTGCAACCCTCATAGATCCCAGCAACTTGCAATATTCATCAATGGGAACAGCAGGAAGCGGTGACTATATCTCGTTATTTGGATTGCAGATGCATATTTTGGCACCAGGAAGCCGTTTTAAAGCCGCAGAACAAGACTCATTTAATGAGCACTGGGCTTAA